The Xanthomonas sontii genome contains a region encoding:
- a CDS encoding DUF535 family protein — MTEATTEFFLQPTDLVDVSASAAAFETAPTRLARPAPPPRPSADAAPSRWWPLFLASFQRRTDWHGNRLQRGIKAAKYLLRSLRMPAAHLRFLDALCRDPRMRGYAERDPRLLERHLHRFVNTRWSSKARLRHLRQHYRLMLERLPAALFDAIYRQGQADLGTLPLHDGSLLTLSLLPPAPMSCEGELWLQLSDAAGRELYRLVLTVTGDDAHPTVLIGCLQGPKGADARDVVRALTKQMHGLRPKQLMLSLACTFAERLGAHAIRAVCNGAHPLQRKRDVFLSDYDAFWIEQGGTPIVDGWFALPLTPARKSVADVPSQHRSAFRRREALRTHAEGLLAAALPAACGAASRGGQ, encoded by the coding sequence GTGACCGAAGCGACCACCGAATTCTTCCTGCAACCCACTGATCTGGTGGACGTTTCCGCGAGCGCCGCAGCGTTCGAAACGGCGCCGACCCGCCTGGCCCGGCCTGCGCCGCCGCCCCGGCCGAGCGCCGATGCCGCACCGTCACGGTGGTGGCCGCTGTTCCTGGCCTCGTTCCAGCGGCGCACGGACTGGCACGGCAACCGCCTGCAGCGCGGGATCAAGGCGGCAAAGTACCTGCTGCGTTCGCTGCGCATGCCTGCCGCGCATCTGCGTTTCCTCGACGCACTGTGCCGCGACCCGCGGATGCGCGGCTACGCCGAGCGCGATCCGCGCCTGCTCGAGCGCCACCTGCATCGTTTCGTGAACACCCGCTGGAGCAGCAAGGCGCGGCTGCGTCACCTCCGGCAGCACTATCGCCTGATGCTCGAGCGCCTGCCGGCCGCGTTGTTCGACGCCATCTACCGTCAAGGCCAGGCGGACCTGGGGACGCTGCCGCTGCACGATGGCAGCCTGCTGACGCTGTCGCTGCTGCCGCCGGCGCCGATGAGCTGCGAAGGCGAGCTCTGGTTGCAGCTCAGCGACGCGGCGGGACGCGAACTGTATCGCCTGGTGCTGACCGTGACCGGCGACGACGCCCATCCGACGGTACTGATCGGTTGCCTGCAGGGCCCCAAGGGTGCCGACGCCCGCGACGTGGTGCGCGCGCTGACCAAGCAGATGCACGGGCTGCGGCCCAAGCAACTGATGCTGTCCCTGGCCTGCACCTTCGCCGAGCGCCTCGGCGCGCACGCGATCCGCGCCGTCTGCAATGGCGCGCATCCGCTGCAGCGCAAGCGAGACGTGTTCCTGTCCGACTACGACGCGTTCTGGATCGAGCAGGGCGGTACACCCATCGTCGATGGCTGGTTCGCGCTGCCGCTGACCCCGGCACGCAAGAGCGTGGCGGACGTACCCAGCCAGCACCGCTCGGCGTTTCGCCGCCGCGAGGCGTTGCGGACGCATGCGGAAGGCTTGCTGGCCGCGGCGCTGCCGGCCGCTTGCGGTGCTGCGTCGCGTGGCGGCCAGTGA
- a CDS encoding RNA polymerase sigma factor, whose product MSRAEHTEGAPSPEQAPAHQVDALFKEHHRALLAFLHCKLGSMADAQDVAQEAYMRIVTLERPDALASPRAYLFHVASNLAVDRLRMRKVRENAAVELPEHDLPLPPVPERHATASEQLRALTRALQELPAKTSRAFVLHVIEGKDFGMIAKAMNVSERMVRYHVANALAHCRKRFDEAEIP is encoded by the coding sequence GTGAGCCGGGCCGAGCACACCGAGGGCGCGCCGTCGCCGGAGCAGGCGCCTGCGCACCAGGTCGACGCGCTGTTCAAGGAACATCACCGCGCCCTGCTCGCCTTCCTGCACTGCAAGCTCGGCTCGATGGCGGACGCGCAGGACGTGGCGCAGGAGGCGTACATGCGCATCGTGACGCTTGAGCGTCCCGACGCGCTGGCATCGCCGCGCGCCTACCTGTTCCATGTCGCCTCGAACCTGGCGGTGGACCGGCTGCGCATGCGCAAGGTCCGCGAAAACGCTGCGGTGGAGCTGCCGGAGCACGACTTGCCGCTCCCGCCGGTTCCCGAGCGGCACGCCACGGCCAGCGAGCAACTGCGCGCGCTGACCCGGGCGCTGCAAGAACTTCCCGCCAAGACCAGCCGCGCCTTCGTGCTGCACGTGATCGAAGGCAAGGACTTCGGCATGATCGCCAAGGCGATGAACGTGAGCGAACGGATGGTCCGCTACCATGTGGCCAACGCGCTCGCGCATTGCCGCAAACGCTTCGACGAAGCGGAGATCCCGTAA
- a CDS encoding FecR domain-containing protein produces MDSGIDQHILDDAARWWALLREPDSNEDTVARWLDWTEADPRHLQAFERINALGGDLATLDAAARDEVVRRFAPPRSRWRPLQVAACVGVLALGGALAWRQLHPPPLTQVYSSATSRHQDIVLSDGSKIALGRASKLSTRFSAAQRHVELIAGEAFFDVAHHAGRPFVVDAGGVSILDVGTAFDVSRDGERVEVAVTEGRVRIYGAGQVPADGSGGLEAVAGQRVSYDPAKPALQVSQIDVAQATAWRDHRLEFVDTPLDTVIARVNRYSDRPLRLADPELARLSFTGTVDTQATAQWIEALPQVFPLRVRQGKDEIVLSRR; encoded by the coding sequence ATGGACAGCGGCATCGACCAACACATCCTCGACGACGCCGCACGCTGGTGGGCCCTGCTGCGCGAACCCGACAGCAACGAGGACACCGTGGCGCGCTGGCTGGACTGGACGGAGGCCGACCCGCGGCATCTGCAGGCGTTCGAACGCATCAATGCGCTCGGCGGCGACCTGGCGACGCTCGATGCGGCAGCGCGGGACGAGGTGGTGCGCAGGTTCGCGCCGCCGCGTTCGCGCTGGCGGCCGCTGCAGGTCGCGGCCTGCGTGGGCGTGCTGGCGCTCGGCGGCGCCCTGGCCTGGCGGCAGCTGCACCCGCCGCCGCTCACCCAGGTCTACAGCAGCGCGACCAGCCGCCACCAGGACATCGTGCTGTCGGACGGCTCGAAAATCGCGCTCGGCCGCGCATCGAAGTTGAGCACCCGCTTCAGCGCCGCGCAGCGCCACGTGGAGCTGATCGCCGGCGAGGCCTTCTTCGACGTGGCGCATCACGCCGGGCGCCCGTTCGTAGTCGACGCCGGCGGCGTGTCGATCCTGGACGTGGGCACCGCCTTCGACGTCAGCCGCGACGGCGAACGCGTCGAAGTCGCGGTCACCGAAGGCCGGGTCCGCATCTACGGCGCCGGCCAGGTGCCGGCCGACGGCAGCGGCGGGCTGGAAGCGGTGGCCGGACAGCGCGTGTCCTACGATCCGGCCAAGCCCGCGCTGCAGGTCAGCCAGATCGACGTGGCGCAGGCCACCGCGTGGCGCGATCACCGGCTGGAGTTCGTCGATACGCCGCTGGACACGGTGATCGCGCGGGTCAACCGCTACAGCGACCGGCCGCTGCGCCTGGCCGACCCCGAGCTTGCGCGGCTGAGCTTCACCGGCACCGTCGACACCCAAGCGACCGCGCAGTGGATCGAGGCCTTGCCGCAGGTGTTCCCGCTGCGGGTGCGCCAGGGCAAGGACGAGATCGTGCTGAGCCGCCGTTAG
- a CDS encoding TonB-dependent receptor, whose amino-acid sequence MPLAPDARQIGFSIPPQALSTALIAYGKQANVQVLTASPTLAGMRSDGLQGMFTPDAALQRLLQSSGLAYRMLDANTVAVIPAATAPVDPADAADAHRAGAPAKLLEQVDAAALTDHAMGDVPAYASDALRYAADSIAVPQSVNVVAPHLLASQQVRTVADALRNVASVQQIENPLRAPLFKIRGIYTGNGMTDGMPNSFVGLGGYPPMIGVERVEVLKGPESILGDSNGGDMSGLINVVTKQPLRTPKRELSYVLGERGDVQAGLDATGPIGATPLSYRLVVSGQHADSTAQGYGPRNAAYLAPSIAWQGDDNRLVLGVQRVTDRQPAADHALLLRNRVSAMTPRSLRLGNAQDHTAYRTQRAYYLFDQRLSDRWQLRSRGQYVTQAIDARNWGMLSPSPKGAVRAYAEAYRNTTAYYTIQNDLVGSFGDGPLRQTVTLGLDYTRTRLGSSDYFIRMHRNRYDVFGDERLGPVHWPHSRRGILHYPGSPWSSRSGILLQDQISMGERWDVLLALRRSAYEISSYDAKGKLRQLRRRRWVPNVGVVYKLTAEASLYASTMNGFAPSAVLGKNGRPLPPALSRQVEVGAKIDLFEHRARLSAAYYQITVDRSFDLVLAHPSYFARPIDSQSNHGLDLDFVGALATGLELSSSLALARIGRRDGTPTLGVPRTRFTLWSSYQFQDSRWSGWGVAGGILARDHTLGRRLAGGYFKIPGQASVDANVSYRTETWGVTVGMRNVFDRRLYADEFDETFVPLPDGRSLLLTGSYRF is encoded by the coding sequence GTGCCACTCGCGCCCGACGCACGGCAGATCGGGTTCTCGATCCCGCCGCAGGCGCTGTCCACGGCGCTGATCGCGTACGGCAAGCAGGCCAACGTGCAGGTGCTGACCGCCAGCCCGACCCTGGCCGGGATGCGCAGCGACGGGCTGCAAGGCATGTTCACCCCGGACGCGGCGCTGCAGCGCCTGCTGCAATCGAGTGGGCTCGCGTACCGCATGCTCGATGCGAACACGGTGGCGGTCATCCCCGCCGCCACGGCGCCGGTCGATCCTGCGGATGCCGCCGATGCGCACCGCGCCGGCGCGCCAGCCAAGCTGCTGGAACAGGTCGACGCCGCGGCGCTGACCGATCACGCCATGGGCGACGTGCCAGCCTATGCCAGCGACGCGCTGCGTTACGCCGCCGATTCCATCGCCGTGCCGCAGTCGGTGAATGTGGTCGCTCCGCATCTGCTGGCCTCGCAACAGGTGCGCACCGTCGCCGACGCCCTGCGCAACGTGGCCAGCGTGCAGCAGATCGAAAATCCGTTGCGCGCGCCGCTGTTCAAGATCCGCGGCATCTACACCGGCAACGGCATGACCGACGGGATGCCGAACAGCTTCGTCGGCCTCGGCGGCTACCCGCCGATGATCGGCGTGGAGCGGGTCGAAGTGCTCAAGGGCCCGGAATCGATCCTCGGCGACAGCAACGGCGGCGACATGAGCGGACTGATCAACGTCGTCACCAAGCAACCGCTGCGCACCCCGAAGCGCGAACTGAGCTACGTCCTCGGCGAGCGCGGCGACGTGCAGGCCGGGCTCGATGCGACCGGACCGATCGGCGCCACGCCGCTGAGCTATCGGCTCGTCGTCTCCGGCCAGCATGCCGATTCCACGGCGCAAGGCTACGGCCCGCGCAATGCCGCCTACCTGGCGCCGTCCATCGCCTGGCAGGGAGACGACAACCGCCTGGTGCTCGGCGTGCAGCGCGTGACCGATCGGCAGCCTGCCGCCGACCATGCCCTGCTGCTGCGCAACCGCGTGTCGGCGATGACGCCCAGGAGCTTGCGGCTGGGCAACGCACAGGACCACACCGCCTACCGCACCCAGCGCGCCTATTACCTGTTCGATCAGCGGCTCAGCGACCGCTGGCAACTGCGCAGCCGCGGCCAGTACGTGACCCAGGCGATCGACGCGCGCAACTGGGGCATGCTGTCGCCTTCGCCGAAGGGCGCCGTGCGCGCCTATGCCGAGGCGTACCGCAATACGACGGCGTACTACACCATCCAGAACGACCTGGTCGGCAGCTTCGGCGACGGGCCGCTGCGGCAGACCGTGACCCTGGGCCTGGATTACACGCGCACGCGGCTGGGCAGCAGCGATTACTTCATCCGCATGCACCGCAACCGCTACGACGTGTTCGGCGACGAGCGGCTGGGTCCGGTGCACTGGCCGCATTCGCGGCGCGGGATCCTGCATTACCCCGGCAGCCCGTGGTCGAGCCGGAGCGGCATCCTGCTGCAGGACCAGATCAGCATGGGCGAACGCTGGGACGTACTGCTGGCGCTGCGCCGCTCGGCGTACGAGATTTCCAGCTACGATGCCAAGGGCAAACTGCGCCAGTTGCGCCGGCGCCGCTGGGTGCCCAACGTCGGCGTGGTCTACAAGCTGACCGCGGAGGCGTCGCTGTACGCCAGCACCATGAACGGCTTTGCGCCAAGTGCCGTGCTCGGCAAGAACGGCCGGCCGTTGCCGCCCGCGTTGTCGCGGCAGGTGGAGGTGGGAGCGAAGATCGATCTGTTCGAGCACCGGGCGCGGCTCAGCGCCGCCTACTACCAGATCACCGTCGACCGCAGCTTCGACCTGGTGCTGGCGCATCCGTCGTACTTCGCCAGACCGATCGACAGCCAGAGCAACCACGGGCTGGATCTCGACTTCGTCGGCGCCCTCGCCACCGGCCTGGAACTGAGCAGCAGCCTGGCGCTGGCCCGCATCGGCCGGCGCGACGGTACGCCGACCCTCGGCGTGCCGCGCACCCGCTTCACCCTGTGGAGCAGCTACCAGTTCCAGGACAGCCGCTGGAGCGGCTGGGGCGTGGCCGGCGGCATCCTGGCGCGCGATCACACCCTCGGCCGCCGCCTGGCCGGCGGCTATTTCAAGATTCCCGGGCAGGCCAGCGTGGACGCGAACGTGTCCTATCGCACCGAAACCTGGGGCGTGACCGTGGGCATGCGCAACGTCTTCGATCGGCGACTGTACGCCGACGAGTTCGACGAAACCTTCGTGCCGCTGCCGGACGGCCGCAGCCTGCTGCTGACCGGCAGCTATCGGTTCTAG
- the truD gene encoding tRNA pseudouridine(13) synthase TruD has translation MRSTAEDFQVDELPAFAPSGEGEHLLLTVRKRGMNTAFAARRLAQWAGVAELAIGYAGMKDRHAVTTQRFSVHLPKRVAPALDSLQDADLQVLEAHWHNRKLPRGALAGNGFVLVLREVRGERGAIETRLAQIAARGIPNWFGEQRFGRDGGNVGAALAMFGGRRVRREQRSLLLSAARSELFNRVLAARVAAGNWDSALDGEVWMLDGSRSVFGPEPWSEALAERLQRFDIHPSAPLWGAGELRSAEAARALELAVLDEAVAQRLRDGLEREGLKQERRATRLRVADLQWRWLDGQDDALELRFALPPGSYATALLHELGQVEEAPQPQASTEA, from the coding sequence ATGCGCAGCACCGCCGAGGATTTCCAGGTCGACGAGCTGCCCGCGTTCGCGCCCAGCGGCGAGGGCGAGCACCTGCTGCTGACCGTGCGCAAGCGCGGCATGAACACCGCCTTCGCCGCGCGCCGCCTGGCGCAGTGGGCCGGGGTGGCGGAACTGGCGATCGGCTACGCCGGCATGAAGGACCGCCATGCGGTCACCACCCAGCGCTTCTCGGTGCATCTGCCCAAGCGTGTGGCGCCGGCGCTGGACAGCTTGCAGGACGCGGATCTGCAGGTGCTGGAAGCGCACTGGCACAACCGCAAGCTGCCGCGTGGCGCGCTGGCCGGCAACGGCTTCGTGCTGGTGTTGCGCGAGGTGCGCGGCGAGCGCGGCGCGATCGAGACGCGGCTGGCGCAGATCGCCGCGCGCGGCATTCCCAACTGGTTCGGCGAACAGCGCTTCGGCCGCGATGGCGGCAACGTCGGCGCCGCGCTGGCGATGTTCGGCGGCCGCCGCGTGCGCCGCGAGCAGCGCTCGCTACTGCTGTCGGCGGCCCGTTCGGAGCTGTTCAACCGGGTGCTGGCCGCCCGCGTGGCCGCCGGCAACTGGGACAGCGCGCTGGACGGCGAAGTGTGGATGCTCGACGGCAGCCGCAGCGTGTTCGGTCCGGAGCCGTGGTCGGAGGCGCTGGCCGAGCGCTTGCAGCGCTTCGACATCCATCCGTCCGCGCCGCTGTGGGGCGCCGGCGAGCTGCGCAGCGCCGAGGCGGCGCGTGCGCTGGAGCTGGCGGTGCTGGACGAGGCGGTCGCGCAGCGCCTGCGCGACGGCCTGGAGCGCGAGGGCCTGAAGCAGGAGCGGCGGGCGACCCGCCTGCGCGTGGCCGACCTGCAATGGCGCTGGCTGGACGGGCAGGACGACGCGCTGGAACTGCGCTTCGCATTGCCGCCGGGCAGCTACGCCACGGCACTGCTGCACGAACTCGGCCAGGTCGAAGAGGCGCCGCAGCCGCAGGCCTCCACCGAGGCCTGA
- the ispF gene encoding 2-C-methyl-D-erythritol 2,4-cyclodiphosphate synthase, translating into MSELPRIRIGQGYDVHAFGEGDHIMLGGVRVAHERGVLAHSDGDVAIHALCDALLGALALGDIGQHFPPSDPRWKGADSAQFLDHCVGLLHARGWRLGNADITVICERPKVGPHAQAMRERLAALLQVELDCVSVKATTSEKLGFTGRGEGIAAQAVALLVAL; encoded by the coding sequence ATGTCTGAACTTCCCCGCATCCGCATCGGCCAGGGCTACGACGTCCACGCCTTCGGCGAGGGCGACCACATCATGCTCGGCGGCGTGCGCGTGGCGCACGAGCGCGGCGTACTCGCCCACAGCGACGGCGACGTGGCGATCCACGCCCTGTGCGACGCCTTGCTCGGCGCGCTGGCGCTGGGCGACATCGGCCAGCATTTCCCCCCGTCCGATCCGCGCTGGAAGGGCGCCGACAGTGCGCAGTTTCTCGATCACTGCGTCGGCCTGCTGCACGCGCGCGGCTGGCGCCTGGGCAATGCCGACATCACCGTGATCTGCGAACGGCCCAAGGTCGGCCCGCATGCGCAGGCGATGCGCGAGCGCCTGGCGGCGCTGTTGCAGGTCGAACTGGACTGCGTGAGCGTCAAGGCCACCACCAGCGAGAAGCTCGGCTTCACCGGCCGTGGCGAAGGCATCGCGGCGCAGGCCGTGGCCCTGCTGGTGGCGCTGTGA
- the ispD gene encoding 2-C-methyl-D-erythritol 4-phosphate cytidylyltransferase, with the protein MATVWAVVPAAGRGTRFGSATPKQYLQAGGRPLLAHALEALLAHPAVAGAMVALGADDAQWPGWTELAGKPVLTCLGAGSRAGSVLAALHALPESVKADDFVLVHDAARPNLALADLDRLLEAGRGDPVGAILAAPVRDTLKRAGDDGGIDGTEPRERLWRALTPQLFRRMQLSRALEQAAAAGVEVTDDAMAMELLGLRPLLVEGAEDNFKVTTPADLARFEFELFQRARQS; encoded by the coding sequence ATGGCCACCGTCTGGGCCGTGGTCCCGGCGGCTGGCCGCGGCACCCGTTTCGGCAGCGCCACGCCCAAGCAATATCTGCAGGCGGGTGGGCGCCCGTTGCTGGCGCATGCGCTGGAGGCGCTGCTGGCGCATCCGGCGGTGGCCGGGGCGATGGTGGCGCTGGGCGCGGACGATGCACAGTGGCCGGGTTGGACCGAACTGGCTGGCAAGCCGGTCCTGACCTGCCTGGGCGCCGGCAGCCGTGCCGGCTCGGTGCTGGCCGCGTTGCATGCCTTGCCGGAGTCGGTGAAGGCGGACGACTTCGTGCTGGTGCACGATGCGGCGCGGCCGAATCTGGCGCTGGCCGACCTGGACCGGCTGCTGGAGGCGGGGCGCGGCGATCCGGTCGGCGCGATCCTGGCCGCGCCGGTGCGCGACACGCTCAAGCGCGCCGGCGACGACGGCGGCATCGACGGCACCGAACCGCGCGAGCGCCTGTGGCGCGCGCTGACCCCGCAACTGTTCCGGCGCATGCAACTGAGCCGGGCCCTGGAGCAGGCCGCCGCGGCCGGGGTCGAGGTCACCGACGACGCGATGGCGATGGAGTTGCTGGGGCTGCGGCCGCTGCTGGTCGAGGGCGCCGAAGACAATTTCAAGGTCACCACACCGGCCGACCTGGCGCGTTTCGAGTTCGAACTGTTCCAGCGCGCGCGGCAGTCGTGA
- the ftsB gene encoding cell division protein FtsB, producing the protein MRNWRWLLLVLAGLLAWLQYRFWLGPGNSGEVLVLESQVEHQKRDNEGLQQRNAALAAEVKDLKDGEAAIEERARSELGMIKPGEKFYRVVENAPVSTAPAGTAAGAQPAPVTPAPGEQP; encoded by the coding sequence GTGCGCAACTGGCGCTGGCTGCTGCTGGTGCTGGCGGGACTGCTGGCGTGGCTGCAGTACCGTTTCTGGCTCGGCCCGGGCAATTCCGGCGAAGTGCTGGTGCTCGAAAGTCAGGTCGAGCACCAGAAGCGCGACAACGAAGGTCTGCAGCAACGCAACGCCGCGCTCGCCGCCGAGGTCAAGGACCTCAAGGACGGCGAGGCGGCGATCGAGGAGCGCGCGCGTAGCGAACTGGGCATGATCAAACCGGGCGAAAAGTTCTACCGCGTGGTCGAGAACGCGCCGGTGTCGACCGCGCCGGCCGGTACGGCCGCCGGCGCGCAGCCGGCGCCTGTGACGCCGGCGCCGGGCGAGCAGCCCTGA
- the eno gene encoding phosphopyruvate hydratase → MSTIRSIHAREILDSRGNPTLEADVILEDGSFGRAAVPSGASTGTKEAVELRDGDKTRYLGKGVRKAVENVNTTIASALKGFDAADQQGLDRRLIDLDGTENKGRLGANALLGVSLANAHAIAASRKQPLWQSLAAGNTANLALPVPMMNIINGGAHADNNVDFQEFMVLPVGAASFSEALRAGTEIFHALKSVLKGHGLSTAVGDEGGFAPDFRSNVEALDTILEAIGKAGYTAGEDVLLGLDVASSEFYDNGKYHLVGEGKRLTSEQFVDFLADWAAQYPIVSIEDGLAEDDWAGWKLLTDRIGSKVQLVGDDLFVTNPKIFKQGIESGTANAILIKVNQIGTLTETLEAIAMADKAGYAAIVSHRSGETEDTTIADIAVATTATQIKTGSLCRSDRVAKYNQLLRIEEALGSDARYAGRDAFVSLKR, encoded by the coding sequence ATGAGTACGATCCGCAGCATCCACGCCCGTGAAATCCTCGACAGCCGCGGCAATCCCACGCTGGAAGCCGATGTCATCCTGGAGGACGGTTCGTTCGGTCGTGCCGCGGTACCCTCGGGCGCGTCCACCGGCACCAAGGAGGCGGTCGAGCTGCGCGACGGCGACAAGACCCGCTACCTGGGCAAGGGCGTGCGCAAGGCGGTGGAGAACGTCAACACCACCATCGCCAGCGCGCTGAAGGGCTTCGACGCCGCCGACCAGCAGGGCCTGGACCGCCGCCTGATCGACCTGGACGGCACCGAGAACAAGGGCCGCCTGGGCGCCAACGCGCTGCTCGGCGTCTCGCTGGCCAACGCCCATGCCATTGCCGCCTCGCGCAAGCAGCCGCTGTGGCAGTCGCTGGCCGCGGGCAACACCGCCAACCTGGCGCTGCCGGTGCCGATGATGAACATCATCAACGGCGGCGCGCATGCCGACAACAACGTCGATTTCCAGGAGTTCATGGTGCTGCCGGTCGGCGCCGCCTCGTTCTCCGAGGCGCTGCGCGCCGGCACCGAGATCTTCCACGCGCTGAAGTCGGTGTTGAAGGGCCACGGCCTGTCCACCGCGGTCGGCGACGAGGGCGGCTTCGCCCCGGACTTCCGCAGCAACGTCGAAGCGCTGGACACCATCCTGGAAGCGATCGGCAAGGCCGGCTACACCGCTGGCGAGGACGTGCTGCTGGGCCTGGACGTGGCCTCCAGCGAGTTCTACGACAACGGCAAGTACCACCTGGTGGGCGAGGGCAAGCGCCTGACCAGCGAGCAGTTCGTCGACTTCCTCGCCGACTGGGCCGCGCAGTATCCGATCGTCAGCATCGAGGACGGCCTGGCCGAGGACGACTGGGCCGGCTGGAAGCTGCTCACCGACCGCATCGGCAGCAAGGTGCAACTGGTCGGCGACGACCTGTTCGTGACCAACCCGAAGATCTTCAAGCAGGGCATCGAGTCCGGCACCGCCAACGCGATCCTGATCAAGGTCAACCAGATCGGCACCCTGACCGAGACCCTGGAAGCCATCGCCATGGCCGACAAGGCCGGCTATGCGGCGATCGTCTCGCACCGTTCCGGCGAGACCGAGGACACCACCATCGCCGACATCGCCGTGGCCACCACCGCCACCCAGATCAAGACCGGCTCGCTGTGCCGCAGCGATCGCGTGGCCAAGTACAACCAGCTGCTGCGCATCGAGGAAGCGCTCGGCAGCGACGCGCGCTACGCCGGGCGCGACGCGTTCGTCTCGCTCAAGCGATAA
- the kdsA gene encoding 3-deoxy-8-phosphooctulonate synthase, producing MKLCGFDVGLDQPLFLIAGPCVIESMQLQLDVAGRLKEITGRLGINFIFKSSFDKANRTSGTSFRGPGLEEGLKVLEAVKTQIGVPVLTDVHEYTPMHEVAAVVDVLQTPAFLVRQTDFIKNVCAAGKPVNIKKGQFLSPWDMKPVVEKAKSTGNEQIMVCERGASFGYNNLVSDMRSLSVMRETGCPVVFDATHSVQLPGGQGGSSGGQREFVPVLARAAVAVGVAGVFAETHPDPSKALSDGPNAWPLDQMEALLETLMELDAVTKKHGFSRFA from the coding sequence ATGAAGCTCTGTGGATTCGACGTCGGCCTGGACCAGCCGCTGTTCCTGATCGCCGGCCCGTGCGTGATCGAGTCGATGCAACTGCAGCTCGACGTCGCCGGCAGGCTCAAGGAGATCACCGGCCGGCTGGGCATCAACTTCATCTTCAAGTCCAGCTTCGACAAGGCCAACCGCACCTCCGGCACCAGCTTCCGTGGCCCCGGCCTGGAGGAAGGGCTGAAGGTGCTGGAGGCAGTGAAGACCCAGATCGGCGTGCCGGTGCTGACCGACGTGCACGAGTACACGCCGATGCACGAGGTGGCGGCGGTGGTGGACGTGCTGCAGACGCCGGCGTTCCTGGTGCGGCAGACCGATTTCATCAAGAACGTGTGCGCCGCCGGCAAGCCGGTCAACATCAAGAAGGGCCAGTTCCTGTCGCCGTGGGACATGAAGCCGGTGGTGGAGAAGGCCAAGTCCACCGGCAACGAGCAGATCATGGTCTGCGAGCGCGGCGCCAGCTTCGGCTACAACAACCTGGTCAGCGACATGCGCTCGCTGAGCGTGATGCGCGAGACCGGCTGCCCGGTGGTGTTCGATGCCACCCATTCGGTGCAGCTGCCGGGCGGGCAGGGCGGCAGTTCCGGTGGTCAGCGCGAGTTCGTGCCGGTGCTGGCGCGCGCGGCGGTGGCCGTGGGCGTGGCCGGCGTGTTCGCGGAGACCCATCCGGACCCGTCCAAGGCGCTGTCCGACGGCCCCAATGCGTGGCCGCTGGATCAGATGGAAGCGCTGCTGGAAACGCTGATGGAACTGGACGCGGTGACCAAGAAACACGGGTTCTCGCGCTTCGCGTGA